The Hyphomonadaceae bacterium ML37 genome includes a region encoding these proteins:
- a CDS encoding IS3 family transposase (programmed frameshift) codes for MRKSRYSEEQIIGMLREHDAGVSTKEVCRKYGISDATFYKYKAKFGGMSVSDAQRLKVLELENSRLKRLLADAMLDNAALKDIGSKKLLTPDVKRQAVHHMVTRHGLSERRACALAELDRSTFQYQKRSSDDDVLRTRLRDIAGERRRFGYRRLGILLEREGLYANHKKIYRLYREEGLAVRRRRGRKRAVGTRRPILLPVAANHRWSLDFVSDALSDGRRFRTLCVVDDFTREALAVVVDTSLSGMRVARELDRLIEQRGTPRMIVSDNGTELTSHALLRWQKESGVEWHYIAPGKPTQNAFVESFNGRFRDECLNEHLFSSLHEARGLIEAWRIDYNTQRPHTALGGLAPCVYAERTRHPRPGSLELRASSAHRALTNHINPERKANRLY; via the exons ATGCGAAAGAGCCGTTATTCGGAAGAGCAGATTATCGGCATGCTGCGCGAGCACGACGCCGGTGTGAGCACGAAGGAGGTCTGCCGCAAGTACGGCATCTCCGACGCAACCTTTTACAAATACAAGGCCAAGTTCGGCGGGATGTCGGTGTCCGATGCCCAGCGTCTGAAGGTGCTGGAGCTGGAGAACAGCCGGCTGAAGCGGCTTCTGGCCGATGCCATGCTGGACAATGCAGCACTGAAGGACATCG GCAGCAAAAAACTTCTGACGCCCGACGTTAAGCGCCAGGCCGTGCACCACATGGTGACCCGGCACGGTCTGAGCGAACGTCGGGCCTGCGCCCTTGCAGAGCTGGACCGATCGACCTTCCAGTATCAGAAGCGCTCAAGCGACGATGACGTCTTGCGCACGCGCCTGCGAGATATCGCCGGCGAGCGTCGCCGGTTCGGCTATCGCCGGCTGGGCATACTGCTCGAGCGCGAGGGCCTTTATGCGAACCACAAGAAGATCTACCGGCTCTACCGAGAGGAAGGGCTGGCGGTCCGGCGGCGGCGTGGCCGCAAGCGGGCCGTGGGAACCCGGCGCCCGATCCTGTTGCCCGTGGCGGCGAACCATCGCTGGAGCCTGGACTTCGTCTCTGACGCGCTGTCAGACGGGCGGCGCTTCCGGACGCTATGCGTGGTCGACGACTTTACGCGGGAGGCCTTGGCCGTCGTGGTCGATACCTCGCTGTCTGGGATGCGCGTGGCCCGTGAGCTTGATCGTCTGATCGAGCAGCGAGGAACGCCGCGCATGATCGTGAGCGACAACGGCACCGAACTGACCAGTCACGCGCTTCTGCGCTGGCAGAAAGAGAGCGGCGTGGAATGGCACTATATCGCACCTGGAAAGCCTACCCAGAATGCCTTCGTGGAGAGCTTCAACGGTCGGTTCCGCGATGAGTGCCTGAACGAGCACCTGTTCTCGTCGCTACACGAAGCACGCGGCCTGATCGAGGCGTGGAGGATCGACTACAACACCCAGCGTCCGCACACCGCGCTTGGTGGGCTTGCGCCCTGTGTCTACGCCGAGCGAACCCGTCACCCCCGGCCCGGCTCGCTTGAGCTACGCGCAAGCTCCGCTCACCGGGCCTTGACCAACCACATCAACCCAGAAAGAAAGGCGAACAGACTCTACTAA
- the rpiA gene encoding ribose 5-phosphate isomerase A, which produces MLDRDAVFSTEVPLTEQEENLTRFWGKPISNYSAKCAIAEFIASNLFKDEVIGAGSGTTSFLTLAAIAQKQARSKQKNIFVPTSDEITLACRFFGLHQTSPLSMSPDWGFDGADEIDLEGSMIKGRGGALVLEKIIMSMSKKTLIVADSSKFQERLGATFSVPVEIIPDSYSLVRSQLENEGISEFKLRGNSRSDGPAVTRYGNWTIDVRFEAPTRESLRYLKQIPGVIEAGLFFDYPIEIVRAN; this is translated from the coding sequence ATGCTTGACCGTGACGCGGTCTTTAGTACCGAAGTCCCCCTGACAGAACAAGAAGAGAATTTAACGCGATTCTGGGGGAAGCCGATTTCGAATTATAGCGCGAAATGCGCTATAGCCGAATTTATTGCCAGCAACCTTTTTAAAGACGAAGTCATTGGAGCCGGCTCGGGCACGACATCATTTCTAACACTCGCAGCAATCGCGCAAAAGCAAGCGCGCTCGAAACAGAAAAACATATTCGTGCCAACATCTGATGAGATCACTTTGGCCTGTCGCTTCTTCGGGCTTCACCAAACCTCTCCACTTTCAATGAGCCCCGATTGGGGGTTTGATGGAGCCGATGAAATTGATCTCGAGGGATCTATGATTAAGGGCCGAGGCGGCGCCCTCGTGCTTGAAAAAATTATCATGTCTATGTCAAAGAAGACGCTGATCGTCGCTGACTCAAGTAAATTTCAGGAGAGGCTTGGAGCAACGTTTTCCGTTCCCGTCGAAATAATTCCAGATTCTTATTCACTAGTCAGAAGCCAACTTGAAAATGAAGGGATTAGTGAGTTCAAATTACGCGGCAATAGCAGGAGCGATGGACCAGCAGTGACCCGGTATGGGAACTGGACCATCGATGTCAGATTCGAGGCGCCGACGCGAGAAAGCCTACGCTATCTCAAACAAATCCCAGGGGTAATCGAGGCCGGACTCTTTTTTGACTATCCAATTGAAATAGTACGAGCGAACTAA